One genomic region from Pseudoduganella lutea encodes:
- a CDS encoding TerC family protein — protein sequence MEWLFDPAIWAGLLTLVVLEIVLGIDNLIFIAILADKLPPHQRDKARLIGLSLAMLMRLGLLTIVSWLVTLTTPLFSVGPQDFSGRDLILLAGGVFLLFKATIELHERLEGITHVQTGSKVYAGFGAVVAQIVVLDAVFSLDAVITAVGMVDNLAVMMAAVVISIGVMILASKPLTRFVNAHPTVVVLCLSFLLMIGLSLMAEGLGFHIPKGYLYAAIGFSIVIETLNQFARRNFLKNEARLPFRDRTADTVLRLMGGRKRADAASADQGDKPAAEREAFAVEERNMVSGVLTLGDRSVRSIMTPRSEMSWVNLDDDAATILRQLQQTPHSRLPVSRGQLDEVAGIARTKDLIGDLLLRGRIDETAAGKMRAPIVLPDTAGVLKAMETLKRAHGQVVLVTDEYGVVQGLLTPVDILEAIAGEFPDEDEELAIRAKAPGEWEVDGAADLHLLEQVLETSALVSEDDDYASLAGFLLARFEGFPETGQALEIDGLRYEILAAEERRIVKVSIRRIATADTGEAFA from the coding sequence ATGGAATGGCTTTTCGACCCGGCGATCTGGGCGGGCTTGCTGACGCTTGTCGTCCTGGAGATCGTCCTGGGCATCGACAACCTGATTTTCATCGCCATCCTGGCCGACAAGCTGCCGCCCCACCAGCGCGACAAGGCGCGGCTCATCGGCCTGTCGCTGGCGATGCTGATGCGCCTTGGCCTGCTGACGATCGTGTCCTGGCTCGTCACCTTGACCACGCCGCTGTTCTCGGTCGGCCCGCAGGACTTTTCCGGGCGCGACCTGATCCTGCTGGCCGGCGGCGTCTTCCTGCTGTTCAAGGCCACGATCGAGCTGCATGAACGGCTCGAAGGCATCACGCACGTCCAGACCGGCTCGAAGGTGTATGCCGGGTTCGGCGCCGTGGTGGCGCAGATCGTGGTGCTCGATGCCGTGTTCTCGCTCGACGCGGTGATCACGGCCGTCGGCATGGTCGACAACCTGGCCGTGATGATGGCGGCCGTGGTCATCTCGATCGGCGTGATGATCCTGGCCTCGAAGCCGCTGACGCGTTTCGTGAACGCGCATCCGACCGTGGTGGTGCTGTGCCTGTCGTTCCTGCTGATGATCGGCCTGTCCCTCATGGCCGAAGGCCTGGGCTTCCATATTCCGAAGGGCTACCTGTACGCGGCCATCGGCTTCTCGATCGTGATCGAAACGCTGAACCAGTTCGCGCGCCGTAACTTCCTGAAGAACGAGGCGCGCCTGCCGTTCCGCGACCGCACCGCCGACACGGTGTTGCGCCTGATGGGCGGCCGCAAGCGCGCGGACGCCGCCTCGGCCGACCAGGGCGACAAGCCCGCCGCGGAACGCGAAGCCTTCGCGGTCGAGGAGCGCAACATGGTCAGCGGCGTGCTGACATTGGGCGACCGCTCGGTGCGTTCGATCATGACGCCGCGCTCGGAGATGTCGTGGGTGAACCTCGACGACGATGCCGCCACGATCCTGCGCCAGTTGCAGCAGACACCGCACAGCCGGCTGCCGGTGAGCCGCGGCCAGCTCGACGAGGTGGCGGGGATCGCCCGCACGAAGGACCTGATCGGCGACCTGCTGCTGCGCGGGCGGATCGACGAAACGGCCGCCGGCAAGATGCGCGCGCCGATCGTGCTGCCCGACACGGCCGGCGTGCTGAAGGCGATGGAAACGCTGAAACGCGCGCACGGCCAGGTGGTGCTGGTGACGGACGAATATGGCGTGGTGCAGGGTCTGCTGACGCCGGTCGACATCCTGGAAGCGATCGCCGGCGAATTCCCCGACGAGGACGAGGAGCTGGCCATCCGGGCGAAGGCGCCGGGCGAATGGGAAGTCGATGGTGCCGCGGACCTGCACCTGCTCGAACAGGTGCTGGAGACCTCGGCGCTCGTCAGCGAGGACGACGACTATGCGTCGCTGGCCGGCTTCCTGCTGGCCCGATTCGAGGGCTTCCCTGAAACAGGCCAGGCGCTCGAGATCGACGGCCTGCGCTACGAGATCCTGGCAGCGGAGGAACGGCGCATCGTCAAGGTGTCGATCCGCAGGATCGCCACCGCCGACACCGGGGAGGCCTTCGCATGA
- the arfB gene encoding alternative ribosome rescue aminoacyl-tRNA hydrolase ArfB, which yields MAVIQPSEVEFTAIRAQGPGGQNVNKVSCAVHARFDIAASSLPERVKERLLALRDTRITQEGVLVIKAQASRSLEQNKEDALRRLQELVDAAAHVPVVRRATKPTRGSQLRRVDAKVRSGKIKALRGKVTD from the coding sequence ATGGCAGTCATCCAACCCAGCGAAGTCGAGTTCACCGCCATCCGCGCCCAGGGGCCGGGCGGGCAGAACGTCAACAAGGTCTCGTGCGCCGTGCATGCGCGCTTCGACATCGCCGCGTCGTCGCTGCCGGAACGGGTGAAGGAGCGCCTGCTGGCGCTGCGCGATACGCGCATCACGCAGGAGGGCGTGCTGGTCATCAAGGCGCAGGCGTCGCGCAGCCTGGAACAGAACAAGGAAGACGCGCTGCGCCGCCTGCAGGAACTGGTGGACGCGGCCGCGCACGTTCCCGTGGTGCGCCGCGCCACGAAGCCGACGCGCGGCTCGCAGCTGCGGCGCGTCGATGCCAAGGTGCGCAGCGGTAAGATCAAGGCCCTGCGGGGCAAGGTCACCGACTGA
- a CDS encoding AI-2E family transporter, with protein MLPKRSSNFLLTILCGIALLHFGREVLQPITLALVLSLALAPLIRAIVALGVPRTTATFVTLGLSISALVGAGVVLVAQLFALTTDLPQYRAEIRAKLKEVQVLTERPLARLPTELLEGVPGTAQSNNSLRARRGTTQPVPVVIREPTSTQDSLTRAIGVVSGPLGAVGLVLVLLVFVLLDQENLRDRLVRLAGNREVSRTLKGLEDAAQGVSSFFFSQFVVNIVFGAVIGAILWLLGIPHAVLWAALCAVLRFVPYIGALIAGGAIALFAAAVDPGWTLALVALGLFVALEVVLAYVIEPRVYGHSSGMSPLAVIVSALFWSAVWGPVGLLLATPLTLCLVVAGRYIKVLEPVTILLAEMPNASAAQRFYLRALSGDAAAIIGDARIFLRKSTLARYCDQVMLPGLAMAIGDLRSGHTDNAQEQRLRATIALVADTLGAGKASGRARRLNVSMLNESVGAHLRHLREERLGRWQGSLDVPARSIVLSVGFSNIREEFRTELLVLALREGGIDARSIMLDDDDDETRPDAEHLVSTVFVVYPVDTPFTEWSEAVAALRENLPDVPLVTIRPREDGVAADATQVAERVDMVLQSFEEALAFVAPVKAPKATKATKADAG; from the coding sequence ATGCTCCCGAAACGCTCTTCCAATTTCCTGTTGACGATCCTCTGCGGGATCGCGCTGCTGCACTTCGGCCGCGAAGTGCTGCAACCGATCACGCTGGCCCTGGTGCTCAGCCTGGCGCTGGCGCCGCTGATCCGCGCCATCGTCGCGCTGGGTGTGCCGCGCACCACGGCCACGTTCGTCACGCTGGGCCTGTCGATCTCGGCGCTGGTCGGGGCGGGCGTGGTGCTGGTGGCCCAGCTGTTCGCGCTGACGACCGACCTGCCGCAATACCGGGCAGAAATCCGCGCCAAGCTGAAGGAAGTGCAGGTGCTCACCGAACGGCCTCTGGCGCGGCTGCCGACGGAGCTGCTGGAAGGCGTGCCCGGCACGGCGCAGTCCAACAACTCGCTGCGCGCGCGCCGCGGCACCACGCAGCCGGTGCCGGTGGTGATCCGCGAGCCCACGTCCACGCAGGATTCGCTGACGCGGGCCATCGGCGTGGTTTCCGGGCCGCTCGGCGCGGTGGGCCTCGTGCTGGTGCTGCTGGTGTTTGTCCTGCTCGACCAGGAAAACCTGCGCGACCGGCTCGTTCGCCTGGCCGGGAATCGCGAAGTGAGTCGCACGTTGAAGGGCCTGGAGGACGCGGCGCAGGGCGTATCCAGCTTCTTCTTTTCCCAGTTCGTCGTCAACATCGTGTTCGGCGCCGTCATCGGCGCGATCCTCTGGCTGCTGGGCATCCCCCATGCCGTGCTGTGGGCCGCGCTGTGCGCCGTGCTGCGCTTCGTGCCCTACATCGGCGCGCTGATCGCCGGCGGCGCGATCGCGCTGTTCGCCGCGGCCGTCGATCCGGGCTGGACGCTCGCCCTCGTGGCTCTCGGCCTGTTCGTCGCACTGGAAGTGGTGCTGGCCTATGTGATCGAGCCACGCGTGTATGGCCACAGCTCGGGCATGTCGCCGCTGGCCGTGATCGTGTCGGCGCTGTTCTGGAGCGCCGTGTGGGGACCGGTGGGCCTGCTGCTGGCCACGCCGCTGACGCTGTGCCTTGTCGTGGCCGGGCGTTACATCAAGGTGCTCGAACCGGTCACGATCCTGCTGGCCGAAATGCCGAACGCCAGCGCGGCGCAGCGTTTCTACCTGCGCGCGCTGTCCGGCGACGCCGCCGCGATCATTGGCGATGCCCGCATTTTCCTGCGCAAGTCCACGCTGGCCCGCTACTGCGACCAGGTCATGCTGCCCGGGCTGGCGATGGCCATCGGCGACCTGCGCAGCGGGCACACGGACAATGCGCAGGAACAGCGCCTGCGCGCCACCATCGCGCTGGTGGCGGACACGCTGGGCGCCGGCAAGGCGTCCGGACGGGCGCGCCGCCTGAACGTGTCGATGCTCAACGAGAGTGTGGGCGCGCATTTGCGGCACCTGCGCGAGGAACGGCTGGGGCGGTGGCAGGGTTCGCTCGACGTACCGGCGCGCTCGATCGTGCTGAGCGTGGGCTTCTCCAACATCCGCGAGGAGTTCCGCACCGAGCTGCTGGTACTGGCGCTGCGCGAAGGGGGCATCGACGCGCGCAGCATCATGCTGGACGACGACGACGACGAAACGCGGCCGGATGCCGAGCACCTGGTGTCGACGGTGTTCGTCGTCTATCCGGTCGATACGCCGTTCACGGAATGGAGCGAGGCCGTCGCCGCGCTGCGCGAAAACCTGCCCGACGTGCCGCTGGTGACGATCCGCCCGCGCGAGGATGGCGTGGCGGCCGATGCCACGCAGGTGGCCGAACGGGTGGACATGGTGCTGCAATCGTTCGAGGAAGCACTGGCGTTCGTGGCGCCCGTGAAGGCGCCCAAGGCCACCAAGGCCACCAAGGCCGACGCGGGCTGA
- a CDS encoding acyltransferase family protein: MPSAVPYSLPYRHRHDPREPGIDLLRAAAIGAVMLYHASSHGIALPALVEHGWMGVDLFFVLSGYLIGWKILHELAQGKMPRWGKYLLDRALRILPAYYAVLALYVLLPEWREAGGLQAPWKFLTFTVNLAPDWERGTAFSHAWSLCVEEHFYLLLPACAWLLAGRPRALAIAAIGIIVAGMVLRAWSWHASVAPPLAAGDAATAMCNYITLIYMSTHARLDGLLAGVMLAAVRAFRPEWWHRLQAQAPLLLAAGAVLLAACTLIEPAGAFGAPFLFPLVALGCACLLGGVTGKRTWFGTMRVPGSGLLATLAFSLYLTHKAVYAWLGGLLPGLDAWPPALALAVFGAASLLVAGVLYLGVERPGLRLRARLATRSFPPTQEVRAADTRAGR; encoded by the coding sequence ATGCCATCAGCCGTGCCTTACAGCCTGCCGTACCGGCATCGTCACGACCCGCGCGAACCCGGCATCGACCTGCTGCGCGCGGCCGCCATCGGCGCGGTGATGCTGTACCACGCCAGCAGCCACGGCATCGCGCTGCCGGCGCTCGTCGAACATGGCTGGATGGGGGTCGACCTGTTCTTCGTGCTCAGCGGCTACCTGATCGGCTGGAAGATCCTGCATGAACTCGCGCAGGGAAAGATGCCGCGCTGGGGAAAGTACCTGCTCGACCGGGCATTGCGGATCCTGCCGGCCTACTACGCGGTGCTGGCGTTATATGTGCTGCTGCCGGAATGGCGCGAAGCCGGCGGCCTGCAGGCGCCGTGGAAATTCCTCACCTTTACGGTCAACCTCGCACCCGACTGGGAGCGCGGGACCGCCTTTTCGCATGCGTGGTCGCTGTGCGTGGAGGAACACTTCTACCTGCTGCTGCCGGCTTGCGCATGGCTGTTGGCGGGGCGTCCGCGCGCGCTGGCCATCGCGGCGATCGGGATCATCGTCGCCGGCATGGTGCTGCGCGCGTGGTCCTGGCATGCCAGCGTGGCACCGCCGCTCGCGGCTGGCGACGCCGCCACGGCAATGTGCAACTACATCACGTTGATCTACATGTCCACGCATGCGCGCCTGGATGGCCTGCTGGCCGGCGTGATGCTGGCCGCCGTCCGCGCCTTCCGTCCGGAATGGTGGCACCGCCTGCAGGCGCAGGCCCCGCTGCTGCTGGCGGCGGGCGCCGTCCTCCTGGCGGCCTGCACGCTTATCGAACCCGCCGGTGCCTTCGGCGCCCCATTCCTGTTTCCTTTGGTCGCGCTGGGCTGCGCGTGCCTGCTCGGAGGCGTAACCGGCAAGCGAACGTGGTTCGGCACCATGCGGGTGCCGGGCAGCGGCCTGCTGGCCACGCTGGCGTTCAGCCTTTACCTGACCCACAAGGCCGTGTATGCCTGGCTCGGCGGCCTGCTCCCCGGGCTGGACGCGTGGCCACCGGCGCTCGCCCTGGCGGTGTTCGGCGCGGCATCGCTCCTCGTGGCCGGCGTGCTGTACCTCGGTGTGGAACGGCCTGGCTTGCGCTTGCGCGCGCGGTTAGCCACACGTTCGTTTCCGCCCACGCAGGAGGTGCGTGCGGCTGACACGCGTGCGGGCCGATAG